A portion of the Acidisarcina polymorpha genome contains these proteins:
- a CDS encoding LysR family transcriptional regulator — MIDLFQLETFLAVAEERSFSKAANRLHRTQPAVSQVIRKLEGDLNEILFERASRDGTLTPAGELLREYAEKLLGLRHQATAALKELRALERGRLLLAANEYTCLYLLPVLNEFRQRCPEIGVTVQRSLATKIPDELLQRNVEFGIMSYRPDEHFRSIRVYTDELAFVVGPRHPLARKKALTIRDLGKETFVAHNVPSPLRRKVIETFLAHKTPLNMVIELPSLEAIKRFVASGNGVAFAPGLTVQPELDSGELVRIPVKELQIERTLRLVHRKQAILSHAGLAFLEVIRWFAQDRGAPFHCVEESEPGTRALKAAAAKP; from the coding sequence GTGATTGACCTCTTCCAACTCGAAACCTTTCTTGCCGTCGCCGAGGAGCGCAGCTTCTCGAAAGCGGCAAACCGGCTGCATCGCACCCAGCCCGCGGTCAGCCAGGTGATTCGCAAGCTCGAAGGCGACTTGAACGAAATCCTGTTTGAGCGGGCCTCGCGGGATGGGACGCTGACCCCGGCCGGTGAGTTGTTGCGCGAGTACGCAGAAAAGCTTCTCGGCCTCCGTCATCAGGCGACGGCTGCTTTGAAGGAATTGCGTGCCCTCGAACGAGGCCGTCTCTTGCTCGCTGCGAATGAGTACACCTGCCTCTACTTGCTGCCGGTCCTGAACGAGTTTCGTCAGCGCTGCCCCGAGATCGGCGTCACCGTCCAGCGCTCTTTGGCCACGAAGATCCCCGATGAGCTGCTCCAGCGCAATGTAGAATTCGGAATTATGTCGTACCGCCCGGATGAACACTTTCGATCGATCCGGGTGTACACCGATGAGCTTGCATTTGTGGTTGGCCCCAGGCATCCGTTAGCTCGCAAGAAGGCGCTGACGATCCGCGACCTTGGTAAGGAAACTTTCGTTGCCCACAACGTGCCGTCCCCGCTGCGCCGTAAGGTAATCGAGACATTCTTAGCCCATAAGACGCCCCTGAACATGGTCATCGAATTGCCCAGCCTGGAAGCGATCAAACGCTTTGTAGCCAGCGGGAATGGGGTCGCCTTCGCGCCCGGCCTCACCGTCCAGCCGGAGCTCGATTCCGGAGAATTGGTAAGAATCCCAGTGAAGGAGTTGCAGATTGAGCGCACACTGCGGCTCGTTCACCGCAAGCAGGCCATTCTTTCCCATGCCGGTTTAGCATTTCTGGAGGTGATCCGTTGGTTCGCTCAGGATCGTGGCGCGCCGTTTCATTGCGTCGAGGAGTCGGAGCCGGGGACCCGCGCGCTCAAGGCGGCTGCAGCGAAGCCGTAA